One Cucurbita pepo subsp. pepo cultivar mu-cu-16 chromosome LG11, ASM280686v2, whole genome shotgun sequence DNA window includes the following coding sequences:
- the LOC111805766 gene encoding kinesin-like protein KIN-4C isoform X2: protein MRKATRQSKKTGEADVSSSSVTSATDSKDYEKRIRELESENEAFQKEIKGLKNRLENASPSAANSAKKLREGYIQKLDVLEDQVTELKKKLDVQSQLSTRWKKGDEVSKQTDLEIMSLKAQKVQLQCKMKLESVQFRLYKGSLEKEVLQLKREKRRNEHEMNKLLTSNQRLKMVLQRKTEEASEVTKRIRNLLESRRTSAQRRAGAKHGNITSTQYVENEFEVTARLHELCSQYEHLIEEKDKEIAKLQEEADALKQEKSGYPSQDTDDNILENNQDMNELKEQMVMLSGLFNQMRIQKFNHTPEDASKSSGRFRSNLSQLWE from the exons ATGAGGAAGGCAACCCGTCAATCGAAGAAAACGGGCGAAGCCGATGTCTCGTCATCGTCGGTCACGTCGGCTACGGACAGTAAAGACTATGAGAAGAGAATACGCGAACTCGAGAGTGAAAATGAAGCGTTTCAG AAGGAAATTAAGGGTCTAAAAAACAGATTAGAAAATGCTTCACCAAGTGCTGCAAATAGTGCTAAAAAACTCAGAGAAGGTTACATTCAGAAGTTGGATGTCCTTGAAGATCAG GTTAcagaattgaagaagaaattagatGTTCAATCTCAGCTTTCAACCAGATGGAAAAAAGGCGATGAAGTATCGAAACAGACAGATCTTGAGATCATGAGTTTGAAGGCACAGAAG GTTCAACTGCAATGTAAGATGAAGCTGGAGTCTGTGCAGTTCAGGTTATATAAAGGTTCATTGGAGAAGGAAGTTCTTCAG cttaagagagaaaagagaagaaatgagcATGAGATGAATAAGCTCCTAACTTCAAATCAGAGACTAAAGATG GTTTTGCAACGGAAGACCGAGGAAGCTTCTGAAGTTACGAAAAGGATAAGAAATCTTTTGGAATCTCGAAGGACTTCTGCACAAAGAAGAGCAG GTGCTAAACATGGAAATATTACTTCTACCCAG TACGTTGAGAATGAGTTTGAAGTCACAGCGAGGTTACACGAGTTATGTTCCCAGTATGAGCATCTAATAGAAGA gAAGGATAAGGAGATTGCGAAACTTCAAGAAGAAGCAGATGCGCTGAAGCAAGAAAAATCAGG GTACCCATCTCAGGACACTGATGACAACATATTGGAGAACAATCAAGATATGAACGAACTAAAGGAACAGATGGTCATGTTGAGTGGTTTGTTTAACCAAATGCGAATCCAGAAGTTCAACCATACTCCTGAGGATGCATCAAAG TCATCAGGACGTTTCCGATCAAACCTCTCCCAGCTTTGGGAGTAA
- the LOC111805766 gene encoding kinesin-like protein KIN-4C isoform X1, whose protein sequence is MRKATRQSKKTGEADVSSSSVTSATDSKDYEKRIRELESENEAFQKEIKGLKNRLENASPSAANSAKKLREGYIQKLDVLEDQVTELKKKLDVQSQLSTRWKKGDEVSKQTDLEIMSLKAQKVQLQCKMKLESVQFRLYKGSLEKEVLQLKREKRRNEHEMNKLLTSNQRLKMVLQRKTEEASEVTKRIRNLLESRRTSAQRRAGAKHGNITSTQYVENEFEVTARLHELCSQYEHLIEEKDKEIAKLQEEADALKQEKSGYPSQDTDDNILENNQDMNELKEQMVMLSGLFNQMRIQKFNHTPEDASKDVSDQTSPSFGSNNLCEQFDSAGEEHQQDNVKKITLKEECCSCSKKSLCKTTKCQCRSTGRSCGTSCGCALGKCSNRYEKPGEMINGQPLKPLSDIKNVY, encoded by the exons ATGAGGAAGGCAACCCGTCAATCGAAGAAAACGGGCGAAGCCGATGTCTCGTCATCGTCGGTCACGTCGGCTACGGACAGTAAAGACTATGAGAAGAGAATACGCGAACTCGAGAGTGAAAATGAAGCGTTTCAG AAGGAAATTAAGGGTCTAAAAAACAGATTAGAAAATGCTTCACCAAGTGCTGCAAATAGTGCTAAAAAACTCAGAGAAGGTTACATTCAGAAGTTGGATGTCCTTGAAGATCAG GTTAcagaattgaagaagaaattagatGTTCAATCTCAGCTTTCAACCAGATGGAAAAAAGGCGATGAAGTATCGAAACAGACAGATCTTGAGATCATGAGTTTGAAGGCACAGAAG GTTCAACTGCAATGTAAGATGAAGCTGGAGTCTGTGCAGTTCAGGTTATATAAAGGTTCATTGGAGAAGGAAGTTCTTCAG cttaagagagaaaagagaagaaatgagcATGAGATGAATAAGCTCCTAACTTCAAATCAGAGACTAAAGATG GTTTTGCAACGGAAGACCGAGGAAGCTTCTGAAGTTACGAAAAGGATAAGAAATCTTTTGGAATCTCGAAGGACTTCTGCACAAAGAAGAGCAG GTGCTAAACATGGAAATATTACTTCTACCCAG TACGTTGAGAATGAGTTTGAAGTCACAGCGAGGTTACACGAGTTATGTTCCCAGTATGAGCATCTAATAGAAGA gAAGGATAAGGAGATTGCGAAACTTCAAGAAGAAGCAGATGCGCTGAAGCAAGAAAAATCAGG GTACCCATCTCAGGACACTGATGACAACATATTGGAGAACAATCAAGATATGAACGAACTAAAGGAACAGATGGTCATGTTGAGTGGTTTGTTTAACCAAATGCGAATCCAGAAGTTCAACCATACTCCTGAGGATGCATCAAAG GACGTTTCCGATCAAACCTCTCCCAGCTTTGGGAGTAATAATCTTTGTGAGCAGTTCGATTCAGCCGGTGAAGAACATCAGCAAGACAACGTGAAAAAGATAACACTTAAGGAAGAATGCTGCTCTTGCAGTAAGAAATCACTGTGCAAGACAACGAAGTGCCAATGCCGATCAACTGGAAGGAGCTGTGGCACATCATGTGGCTGTGCCCTTGGAAAGTGCAGCAATAGATACGAGAAACCGGGTGAGATGATCAATGGGCAACCACTGAAGCCTTTATCTGacataaaaaatgtatattg
- the LOC111805361 gene encoding O-fucosyltransferase 31-like, which translates to MKASMELHYYSHRNQSQKAALAGVFLVLFPIIFPRLFDPLGRASPSLFSEWISPRPRHLTLLNSALHHITTLEDQREIWSPLPNQGWKPCLKPTKAELSPRKSQGYIQVFLDGGLNQQRMGICDAVAVARILNATLVIPHLEVNAVWKDSSSFGEIFDVEHFIDVLRDDISIVKELPTEYSWSTREYYATGIRNTRIKTAPTHASANWYLENVLPILQRYGIAAIAPFSHRLSFNDLPIEIQHLRCKVNFKALAFVRGITELGDTIVNRLRSPSNQKETEGAENLLGDDTRRLEGGKFVVLHLRFDKDMAAHSACEFGGGKAERLALANYRRVIWQGRVPNSQFTDEELRYQGRCPLTPEEIGLLLAALGFSNSTRVYLAIHEVYGGEARISTLRKLFPLLEDKKSLTSPLERVGIAGKASLSAAVDYYVSMRSDIFISASPGNMHNALVGHRAYLNMKTIRPNMVLLGQLFLNKSMEWSEFRKAVLAGHKNRQGQIRLRKETQSIYTYPAPHCMCQT; encoded by the exons ATGAAAGCATCGATGGAGCTCCACTACTACAGCCATCGGAACCAGTCCCAGAAGGCGGCTCTTGCTGGGGTTTTTCTTGTTCTCTTTCCTATTATTTTCCCCCGTCTCTTCGATCCCTTGGGTCGCGCTTCGCCTTCCTTATTCTCT GAGTGGATTTCTCCAAGACCAAGGCACCTGACTTTGCTAAACAGTGCTTTGCATCATATCACG ACATTAGAGGACCAGAGAGAGATCTGGTCTCCATTGCCAAATCAAGGCTGGAAACCTTGTCTGAAGCCTACAAAAGCAGAAT TATCACCAAGAAAATCTCAAGGTTACATCCAAGTGTTCTTAGATGGAGGATTAAATCAGCAAAGAATGGGG ATCTGTGATGCAGTTGCTGTTGCCCGAATTCTGAATGCAACATTGGTCATACCTCATCTTGAAGTTAATGCTGTTTGGAAGGATTCAAG ttcttttggagaaattttTGATGTGGAACACTTTATTGATGTCCTGCGTGATGATATATCAATAGTCAAAGAGCTTCCTACTGAATACTCCTGGAGCACTCGGGAGTACTACGCTACTGGAATCCGTAATACTAGAATTAAAACAGCTCCCACCCATGCTTCTGCGAACTGGTACTTGGAAAACGTCTTGCCCATATTGCAGCG CTATGGAATTGCTGCTATTGCTCCATTCTCTCATCGTCTATCTTTCAACGACTTACCTATTGAGATTCAGCATTTGCGTTGTAAAGTCAACTTCAAGGCATTAGCCTTTGTTCGTGGCATCACTGAATTAGGGGATACCATTGTCAATCGCCTTCGTTCCCCTTCTAATCAAAAGGAAACAGAAGGAGCTGAGAATCTGCTAGGGGATGATACGAGAAGATTGGAAGGTGGGAAGTTTGTCGTCTTGCATCTCCGATTTGATAAG GATATGGCTGCTCATTCAGCTTGTGAGTTTGGTGGAGGCAAAGCTGAGAGACTGGCTCTTGCAAATTATCGTCGAGTGATTTGGCAGGGAAGGGTTCCTAACTCACAGTTCACTGATGAAGAGTTGAGATATCAGGGACGTTGCCCATTGACTCCTGAAGAGATAGGATTGCTGCTAGCTGCTCTGGGGTTTAGCAATAGCACACGCGTCTATCTTGCTATACACGAG GTTTATGGTGGGGAAGCAAGGATCTCAACGTTGCGCAAATTATTCCCGCTTTTGGAAGATAAGAAGAGCCTTACCTCTCCTTTGGAACGTGTTGGTATAGCGGGGAAAGCATCATTATCAGCTGCTGTTGATTATTATGTGAGCATGCGCAGCGACATCTTCATTTCTGCCTCGCCTGGAAACATGCACAATGCTCTG GTGGGACATCGGGCATACTTGAACATGAAGACTATAAGACCAAACATGGTACTATTGGGTCAGCTGTTCCTCAATAAGAGCATGGAGTGGTCAGAGTTCAGAAAGGCTGTTCTCGCCGGACATAAAAATAGACAAGGCCAGATCAGGTTAAGGAAAGAAACGCAATCCATATACACCTATCCTGCTCCACATTGCATGTGCCAAACATAA
- the LOC111805360 gene encoding mechanosensitive ion channel protein 3, chloroplastic-like, with protein MVHHGSTKFSHKLGIQSVHGCNKLHISVKGKARLHLVTIVPTSHSLRHNSVSLQLLRSVSRSMYPVSSRANVFVCRSVLEPSGGAGTAVLKSAAVVLTRYYDALRGSPLLLKLIPAACVIAFAAWGVGPLMRLGRILFLHEPDGSWKKSSTYFVTNSYVQPLLLWTGATLICRALDPVVLPSVASQAVKQRLLNFVRSLSTVLAFAYCISSLIQQVQKFSSESNDSSDTRNMGYDFAGKAVYTAVWIAALSLFMELLGFSTQKWLTAGGLGTVLLTLAGREIFTNFLSSVMIHATRPFVVNEWIQTKINGYEVSGTVEHVGWWSPTIIRGDDREAVHIPNHKFTVSIVRNLTQKTHWRIKTHLAISHLDVNKINYIVADMRKVLSKNPQVEQQRLHRRIFLDNIDPENQALMIMVSCFVKTSRFEEYLCVKEAILLDLLRVISHHRARLATPIRTVQKIYGEVDLENVPFSETMYSRTGATNRPLLLIEPSYKVNGDDKARVSRSPTRSSNEEKDAKQETVSTTGTKAPDIDDRKPVTPSGTAPKPPSTGSSVSNTQTQDLSTNTPEESSTEKAVTSNEIKGEKKDVIGLNSKLPKRSPSASSSGSEKDDIPPPSSLQNNKQDGEKGSASSVVGRPPLEENIVLGVALEGSKRTLPIDEDSDPSPFHSPADSKEISTQRNGSEFPPNSKDLRDGQLPAVPGATKND; from the exons ATGGTTCATCATGGTTCTACCAAATTTTCGCATAAATTGGGAATTCAAAGTGTTCATGGATGCAATAAGTTACATATT AGTGTCAAGGGAAAGGCTCGTCTACATCTTGTTACTATCGTTCCAACATCACACAGTCTG AGGCACAATTCTGTTAGTCTTCAGCTCTTACGCAGTGTAAGTCGCTCAATGTATCCTGTGTCTTCCAGAGCAAATGTTTTTGTGTGTCGATCTGTTCTGGAACCTAGTGGCGGAGCTGGGACTGCTGTTCTAAAATCTGCAGCTGTGGTTTTGACAAG ATATTATGATGCGTTACGTGGCAGTCCTCTGTTACTGAAATTAATTCCAGCAGCTTGTGTCATTGCTTTTGCTGCTTGGGGTGTTGGACCTCTTATGCGTTTGGGGAGGATTCTATTTCTTCAT GAGCCAGATGGCAGTTGGAAGAAAAGTAGTACATACTTCGTTACGAATTCTTATGTTCAACCTTTACTGCTATGGACTGGAGCTACACTGATCTGCAG GGCATTGGATCCAGTAGTCTTACCTTCAGTAGCCAGTCAGGCTGTCAAACAACGACTTCTGAATTTTGTTAGATCTTTGTCTACTGTTCTGGCATTTGCCTACTGTATATCAAG TTTGATTCAACAAGTACAAAAGTTTTCTTCTGAATCAAATGACTCGAGTGATACAAGAAAT ATGGGCTATGATTTTGCTGGTAAAGCTGTTTACACTGCAGTCTGGATTGCTGCTCTTTCATTGTTCATGGAGTTGCTCGGTTTTTCTACCCAGAAGTGGCTGACTGCTGGGGGTCTCGGAACTGTATTGCTTACTCTTGCGGGTCGTGAG ATATTTACCAACTTCCTTTCAAGTGTAATGATTCATGCAACACGACCATTTGTGGTAAATGAATGGATTCAAACAAAGATTAATGGATATGAAGTCTCTGGAACGGTTGAG CACGTTGGTTGGTGGTCACCAACCATTATCCGAGGAGATGATCGTGAAGCAGTTCATATTCCGAATCACAAATTCACTGTTAGTATTGTGAGGAATCTTACCCAGAAGACTCATTGGCGTATCAAGACTCATCTTGCCATCAGCCACTTAGATGTTAATAAGATCAAT TATATTGTAGCTGATATGCGCAAAGTTTTGTCCAAGAATCCTCAAGTTGAACAGCAAAGGTTACACCGCAGAATTTTCTTGGATAACATCGATCCTGAAAACCAGGCTCTTATG ATTATGGTTTCTTGCTTTGTGAAAACTTCTCGTTTTGAAGAATACCTGTGTGTCAAG GAGGCAATTCTCTTGGATCTCCTCAGGGTTATCAGCCATCATAGGGCCCGGCTTGCGACTCCCATTCGCACTGTTCAGAAAATATATGGTGAGGTTGACTTGGAGAACGTACCATTTTCCGAGACCATGTATTCACGTACGGGGGCTACTAACCGTCCACTGCTTCTTATTGAGCCATCTTATAAAGTCAATGGTGACGATAAAGCCAGAGTCTCTAGAAGTCCTACTCGCTCGTCAAACGAAGAAAAAGATGCTAAACAAGAGACAGTCTCGACTACAGGGACGAAAGCCCCCGACATAGATGATAGAAAGCCGGTTACTCCATCTGGTACTGCACCTAAGCCGCCTTCAACAGGGTCGTCGGTGTCGAACACTCAGACTCAGGATTTATCAACCAATACTCCAGAAGAAAGCAGCACGGAAAAGGCAGTAACAAGCAATGagataaaaggagaaaagaaagatgtgATAGGACTGAATTCCAAGCTGCCCAAAAGATCACCCTCAGCTTCCAGTTCCGGCAGCGAGAAAGATGATATTCCTCCTCCCTCAAGCTTGCAGAATAATAAGCAAGACGGCGAGAAGGGCTCTGCATCATCAGTAGTGGGCAGGCCACCATTGGAGGAGAATATCGTCCTTGGAGTTGCCTTGGAAGGGTCCAAAAGAACTCTTCCAATTGATGAAGATTCAGATCCGTCTCCCTTTCACTCTCCTGCTGATTCAAAAGAAATCTCCACACAGAGGAATGGGAGCGAGTTTCCTCCCAATAGCAAGGATTTGAGAGATGGCCAGTTGCCTGCAGTTCCTGGTGCGACGAAAAATGATTGA